In Streptosporangiales bacterium, the genomic stretch CCATCGGGTTGCCCCGCTGGAAGATCATCCCGTTGATGCTGCTCGAACCGCCGAGCACCTTGCCGCGCGCGTGGTACACCCGCCGGCCACCCATGTGCGGCTCGGGCTCGGACTCGTACTTCCAGTCGTACAACCGGTTGCCGATCGGGTAGGGCAACGCGGCCGGCATGTGGACGAATGGGTCGACCTTGAAGTCACTGCGGCCGGCCTCGAGGACCAGTACCGAGGTCGACCGGTCGGCACTGAGCCTGTTCGCCAGGGCCGACCCGGCCGACCCACCACCTACGATGACGAAGTCGACGTGCCTGGTCACTAGAACCTCCCTCGTCCGCACCGAACCGGCTGGACGGGATGCCGAGCAGCCGGCCGAAGTGTCGTGGTCTCGGGCCTCCGCTTCACTCACCGGCCAGCCGCCGGCGGTCCGGGTCCAGTAGGCGGCGCACGCCTCGGGCGGGTCGCCTACCCAGGATGGTAGGGCCGCCAGGGGCGTTGGGCCAGACTGCCGAACGGTGTGTACCATCTGGTACGTGTACCAAGAGGTACACACCGCTGGGAGGCCCGCGATGAGAAGGCAGGAGATCGACGTCCGCGTACACACAGCCGCCACCCCGGCGACCGTGTACGCACTGCTGCGCGCCGGCGCCAGCTGGCCGACCTGGTCCCCCGTCGACAGCTACGAGTCGGAGACGCCGGTCGACGGCGACCCGGACGCCGCCGGCGCCATCCGCGTCTTCCGCACGAAGCGCTGGTCAGGCACCGTGGTGAACCGCGAGCAGGTGCTCGAGCTGGTACCGAACGAGCGCGTCAGCTACACGACCCTGTCCGGCCTACCGATCCGCGACTACCGCGCCGACATCACCCTCACCCCGGACACCAACGGCACCGCGATCCACTGGCACTCCACCTTCTATCCGAAGCTGCCAGGCACCGGCGGCATGCTCAAACGCACCCTGGGCACCTTCATCGAGACCACCGCCCGCGGCCTAGCCGCACACGCCGCCCGCAACACGCCCACACCGTGACAGCGCCCGCAGGCCAACCGGTAGCCTGGTCACCAGAGTTGCCCTCGTAGCTCAGGGGATAGAGCAACGGTTTCCTAAACCGTGTGTCGCAGGTTCGATTCCTGCCGGGGGCGCTACACAGACGGTCCCAGGTTCCCGCTTGTCGATGGCGGTTGAGCCCGTTTCGGGTCGATTATCGCCGCCCATTGGTGTGGGTTGGGCGAGCGCTGTGGTGCTGGTGGCGGCGACGGTGTCGATGGTGGTGCCGGTGAGGGTGATCTTGTCGCACGGTCAGGTAGAGGATCTTCATCGCGGCCTGCTCAGTGGGGAAGTGCCCGCGACGCCGGACGGCCTGCCGGAACCGCGAGTTCAGGCTCTCTATCCCGTTCGTGGTGTAGATCAGCTTCCTGATCGGTAGTGGAAAG encodes the following:
- a CDS encoding SRPBCC family protein, translated to MRRQEIDVRVHTAATPATVYALLRAGASWPTWSPVDSYESETPVDGDPDAAGAIRVFRTKRWSGTVVNREQVLELVPNERVSYTTLSGLPIRDYRADITLTPDTNGTAIHWHSTFYPKLPGTGGMLKRTLGTFIETTARGLAAHAARNTPTP